One part of the Indicator indicator isolate 239-I01 chromosome 5, UM_Iind_1.1, whole genome shotgun sequence genome encodes these proteins:
- the TANK gene encoding TRAF family member-associated NF-kappa-B activator, with protein MDKNIGEQLNKAYEAYRQACMDRDYAVKELHQKTENYMQQIREQQEKIELQNSIIAKLKSQLAALNANRGNAHPYVLMHEDTETSNLPFSQLSEKLNVAKQREKLLKEQLESESMKLKQLEDKNNQKERKLISIISNQEDKIKTLKSKLKELNEAQRGVPMPTYKREVKNKKVIPAKPELSLGITGISSLSERENLETIFHDMEEECHRICMLARDQTDQLSKFKIKPEPETEIQFSMPIQCTDKTDEQAEELFKPRVIKDINRGASCITSITPRGVGQDEDNNSVESLSKFNVKFPPTVNDSAFLQSTQEKPTVPCTGVAEDVLEDHHFNLEHKDHAINLSKLEPNSFAAHGVDLMTSALQCFTVDKINPPNHAKMPIENIHDKICLKTTDTGFTLVPKHPSQGAPEVIFSSLEAAGTTIRGPHQLIWQPQDKNLLAQAYTDSELNQSKICEFCREVFPPSVTSKEDFLRHLNSHFKVQS; from the exons ATGGACAAAAACATTGGAGAGCAACTTAACAAAGCTTATGAAGCCTATCGACAAGCATGCATGGATAGGGACTATGCTGTGAAAGAACTACATCAAAAA ACAGAAAACTACATGCAGCAAATACGTGAACAGCAGGAAAAGATAGAGCTTCAAAACAGCATTATTGCAAAACTGAAATCACAGTTAGCTGCTCTGAATGCTAATAGAG gtaaTGCACATCCTTATGTTCTGATGCATGAAGACACTGAAACCTCCAACTTACCTTTCAGCCAGCTCTCTGAAAAACTGAATGtagcaaagcaaagagaaaagcttttaaag GAACAATTAGAAAGTGAGAGCATGAAGCTGAAGCAACTTGAGGACAAAAACAatcaaaaggaaaggaagcttATATCTATCATTTCCAACCaagaagataaaataaaaactctGAAAAGCAAATTGAAAGAATTAAATGAAGCACAAAGGGGTGTACCGATGCCAACATACAAAAGGGAG GTGAAAAATAAGAAAGTCATTCCAGCTAAGCCTGAATTATCTCTAGGAATCACTGGCATTTCATCCCTATCTGAAAG AGAGAATCTGGAGACTATTTTCCATGACATGGAAGAAGAGTGTCATCGAATATGTATGCTAGCCAGAGACCAAACAGACCAACTGAGTAAATTTAAGATAAAGCCAGAACCTGAAACTG aaatacaGTTTTCCATGCCGATACAGTGCACTGATAAAACTGATGAACAAGCAGAAGAGCTTTTTAAGCCTCGGGTTATAAAGGATATAAATAGAGGTGCATCATGCATCACATCTATCACACCAAGAGGAGTGGGCCAAGATGAGGACAACAACTCTGTAGAATCACTTTCTAAATTTAATGTCAAGTTTCCACCTACAGTCAATGACTCTGCTTTCTTGCAGAGCACTCAGGAAAAACCAACAGTTCCTTGTACTGGTGTAGCTGAAGACGTGCTTGAAGATCATCATTTTAACCTGGAGCATAAAGACCATGCTATTAACCTCAGTAAATTGGAACCTAACTCATTTGCAGCTCATGGAGTTGACCTCATGACCTCAGCTTTACAATGCTTCACTGTTGACAAAATAAACCCCCCAAATCATGCAAAGATGCCCATAGAAAATATCCATGACAAAATATGTTTAAAAACAACAGACACTGGTTTCACGCTTGTACCTAAGCACCCAAGCCAGGGTGCAcctgaagtaattttttcttctttagagGCTGCTGGGACGACCATCAGAGGTCCTCATCAG CTCATTTGGCAGCCTCAAGACAAAAATTTGCTGGCACAAGCTTACACAGACTCTGAACTGAATCAGTCCAAAATATGTGAATTCTGTCGAGAAGTTTTCCCACCATCCGTAACATCTAAGGAAGATTTTCTTCGGCATCTGAATTCCCACTTCAAAGTACAGTCTTAA